In one Leptospira yasudae genomic region, the following are encoded:
- a CDS encoding PA0069 family radical SAM protein: MEQPKINRGTVSKIPGRFEPTKREIEPEFQNEEMSPRTILLEERAKTIVSENDCPDLGFTRSINPYRGCEHGCIYCYARPNHAYVDLSPGIDFETQIFAKKNAPELLRKYLSKQKENIHTIQLAGVTDIYQPAERKLEITRELLKVFLEFRQPVALITKSFLVTRDIDLLEQLASYNLTKVYISVTTLDQELWKRMEPRTANPERRLEAIRKLADAGIPTGVMAAPMIPGLNDIELERILENAKQAGAKSAGMVFLRLPYEVAPLFLDWLEKNYPLKKDKVEHLIRQARGGKLYDSDYSVRMTGEGNYAEMLWKRFFAARKRLDLQDNMSLNKTLFKIPDIYRIRLTKGEVLFPGFE, translated from the coding sequence ATGGAACAACCGAAAATCAATCGAGGAACCGTTTCTAAAATCCCGGGACGTTTCGAACCCACAAAACGCGAGATAGAGCCCGAATTTCAAAACGAAGAAATGTCTCCGCGCACGATTCTTTTGGAAGAACGAGCCAAAACGATCGTTTCCGAAAACGACTGCCCGGATTTAGGATTTACCCGATCGATCAATCCCTACCGCGGCTGTGAACACGGCTGCATCTATTGTTATGCGAGGCCCAATCATGCATACGTGGATCTTTCACCGGGAATCGATTTCGAAACGCAGATCTTCGCAAAAAAGAATGCACCCGAACTTTTGAGAAAGTATCTTTCCAAACAAAAGGAAAACATACATACGATTCAACTGGCCGGTGTCACCGACATCTATCAACCTGCGGAACGAAAACTGGAAATCACCCGCGAACTGCTCAAAGTGTTCTTGGAATTCAGACAACCTGTGGCGCTGATCACCAAATCGTTTCTCGTAACGCGAGACATCGATCTGTTGGAACAACTCGCTTCCTACAATTTAACGAAAGTATATATCAGCGTAACGACGCTCGATCAAGAACTTTGGAAACGGATGGAACCGCGCACCGCAAATCCGGAGAGAAGATTGGAAGCAATTCGGAAACTTGCAGATGCGGGGATTCCAACGGGAGTGATGGCGGCGCCCATGATTCCGGGGCTCAACGATATCGAACTCGAACGGATTTTAGAAAACGCAAAACAAGCGGGGGCAAAATCGGCGGGAATGGTATTTCTTCGTCTCCCATACGAAGTCGCGCCTTTGTTTCTGGATTGGCTGGAAAAAAATTATCCTCTCAAAAAGGACAAGGTGGAACATTTAATTCGACAAGCAAGAGGAGGAAAACTCTACGATTCCGATTATTCCGTCCGCATGACAGGAGAGGGAAATTATGCGGAAATGCTTTGGAAACGATTTTTTGCCGCACGAAAACGCCTCGATCTTCAGGACAATATGTCCTTAAACAAAACCCTCTTTAAAATCCCCGACATCTATCGAATTCGCTTAACAAAAGGAGAAGTCCTCTTTCCCGGCTTTGAGTAG
- a CDS encoding metal-sensitive transcriptional regulator has protein sequence MKPKHKLHSDPKVTENLLLRLKKIEGQIRGIQGMIEREEYCDDVLNQLSSTKSALDGVAKTLLKSHIQTCVVERFKENDSKILDEFMTTVDRILK, from the coding sequence ATGAAACCAAAACACAAGCTGCATTCCGATCCGAAAGTTACGGAGAATCTGCTTCTCCGTTTAAAAAAAATAGAAGGTCAGATCCGGGGAATTCAAGGAATGATTGAAAGGGAAGAATACTGCGACGACGTTCTCAATCAATTATCATCCACGAAATCCGCTCTGGATGGAGTGGCAAAAACCCTTCTGAAAAGCCACATTCAAACCTGCGTCGTGGAAAGATTCAAAGAGAACGATTCCAAGATTCTCGACGAGTTTATGACCACCGTGGACCGCATTCTTAAATAA
- a CDS encoding heavy-metal-associated domain-containing protein, whose protein sequence is MKEIKLTVEGMTCAHCLKTVEAALKDVGLTGKANLENKEVVYLGEGTEEELAKVKAAILEEGYTPGEIK, encoded by the coding sequence ATGAAAGAAATCAAACTTACCGTAGAAGGAATGACCTGCGCGCACTGTTTAAAAACCGTCGAGGCCGCCCTCAAGGATGTCGGATTAACGGGAAAGGCAAACTTGGAAAACAAGGAAGTCGTTTATCTGGGAGAGGGGACGGAAGAGGAATTGGCGAAAGTCAAGGCCGCGATTTTGGAAGAAGGATATACTCCGGGTGAAATCAAATGA
- a CDS encoding heavy metal translocating P-type ATPase — protein sequence MNAPQRTVEEGITLDLIGMTCANCALRIEKGLKKVPGVKDARVNFAMETAKVEFDSSVTEEVLLDKVDSLGYRALVHKDLEIHGESEKAHEKEFKKLKLRLVLSTLLSLPLLASMIGHFGNNSVSEYLSFLMNPWLQFALATPVQFWIGAAFYRGSFRSLKNGGANMDVLVALGTSAAYFYSVYQTFVSLGAHHHGDVPLYYETSAVLITLILFGKFLEHIARGKSSRAIQSLVGLQPKTANIIREDEIQEIPLLAVRPGDLLLVKAGETIPVDGTVEEGSSSVDESMLTGESIPVEKTIGSSLFGGSLNRNGILKLRASKVGKDTLLSGIIRVVQEAQGSRAPIQRIADRISGIFVPIVILLSAITLLLWYFWLQPGNFSGALEKAIAVLVIACPCALGLATPVSILAGSGKAATLGILFRTAEALEIAHKVDTIVFDKTGTLTNGKPVLKSLESLNVAEADSLLVLAASAEQNSEHPLSKAIVDFAKSKGLGLSIPESFETVPGGGVSAVVDGKKILIGTDRLFKERGVALNEILLNLKRLREEEGNTVVHLSVNGIHSAVLSLADTIKETTPIAIERLKSLGMDLYMITGDNERTAHAVARACGIEHVLAEILPEGKSNEVKKLMNSGKITAMVGDGINDAPALAVADLGIAMGTGTDVAMESSDVVIMNGDLISIANAFAMSKKTVYNIRQNLFWALVYNALGIPVAAAGFLAPWIAGGAMALSSVSVVLNALRLQRK from the coding sequence ATGAACGCTCCGCAAAGAACTGTAGAGGAAGGTATTACGTTAGATCTGATCGGTATGACCTGCGCAAACTGTGCGCTTCGGATCGAAAAGGGACTGAAAAAAGTTCCGGGGGTTAAGGACGCACGGGTCAACTTTGCGATGGAAACCGCCAAGGTGGAGTTCGATTCTTCGGTTACGGAAGAGGTTCTCCTTGATAAGGTCGATTCGCTCGGATACAGGGCGCTGGTTCATAAGGATCTCGAAATTCATGGAGAATCTGAAAAGGCGCATGAAAAAGAATTCAAAAAGTTAAAGCTGCGCCTCGTTCTTTCGACGCTTTTATCCCTTCCGCTGCTTGCGAGCATGATCGGTCACTTCGGGAACAATTCGGTTTCTGAATATTTATCTTTCCTAATGAACCCCTGGCTTCAGTTTGCGCTCGCTACTCCGGTACAATTTTGGATCGGAGCCGCTTTTTATCGCGGAAGTTTCCGCTCTTTGAAAAACGGAGGAGCGAACATGGACGTTCTCGTGGCTTTGGGAACTTCGGCCGCGTATTTTTACAGCGTTTATCAAACCTTTGTTTCCTTAGGCGCGCATCATCACGGAGATGTTCCTCTTTATTACGAAACGTCCGCCGTATTGATCACTCTGATTCTTTTCGGAAAATTTCTGGAGCATATCGCGAGAGGAAAATCTTCCAGAGCGATTCAATCTTTGGTGGGCTTACAACCGAAGACTGCGAACATCATTCGAGAAGATGAGATTCAGGAAATTCCCTTACTCGCCGTCCGCCCGGGAGATCTTCTCTTGGTGAAGGCGGGAGAAACGATTCCCGTAGACGGAACCGTGGAGGAAGGGAGTTCTTCCGTCGACGAATCGATGTTAACTGGAGAAAGTATTCCCGTCGAAAAGACGATCGGAAGCTCTTTGTTCGGCGGTTCTTTGAACCGAAACGGAATTTTGAAATTAAGGGCTTCGAAAGTGGGAAAGGATACTTTGCTTTCCGGAATCATTCGGGTCGTTCAAGAAGCACAGGGTTCTCGGGCGCCGATTCAAAGAATTGCGGATCGGATTTCTGGAATTTTCGTTCCGATCGTCATCCTTCTTTCGGCGATCACTTTGCTTCTCTGGTATTTCTGGCTACAACCCGGAAATTTCTCCGGGGCTTTGGAGAAGGCGATCGCGGTTCTCGTCATCGCATGTCCTTGCGCGTTGGGTTTGGCGACTCCGGTTTCGATTCTTGCGGGATCCGGAAAGGCGGCCACTCTCGGAATTCTTTTTAGGACCGCAGAAGCATTAGAAATCGCTCATAAAGTAGATACGATCGTTTTCGACAAAACCGGAACCTTGACCAACGGAAAACCCGTTTTAAAGAGTTTAGAAAGTTTGAATGTAGCCGAAGCCGATTCTCTGCTCGTCCTTGCGGCTTCAGCGGAACAGAATTCGGAACATCCTCTTTCCAAAGCGATTGTTGACTTTGCCAAATCGAAAGGTTTGGGCCTTTCAATTCCGGAGAGTTTCGAAACCGTTCCGGGCGGCGGAGTTTCCGCCGTCGTCGACGGGAAAAAAATTCTGATCGGAACCGATCGTCTTTTCAAGGAAAGAGGCGTCGCGCTCAACGAGATTCTTCTGAATTTGAAACGACTTCGGGAAGAAGAGGGAAACACCGTCGTTCACTTGAGCGTGAACGGAATACATTCCGCGGTTCTTTCTTTGGCGGATACGATCAAGGAAACCACTCCGATCGCGATCGAAAGGCTGAAATCGCTCGGAATGGATTTGTATATGATTACGGGAGACAACGAAAGAACGGCGCATGCGGTCGCGAGGGCCTGCGGCATTGAACACGTGTTAGCCGAAATTCTCCCGGAAGGAAAATCGAACGAAGTAAAAAAACTCATGAACTCCGGAAAAATTACCGCGATGGTCGGAGACGGGATCAACGACGCTCCCGCGTTGGCGGTTGCCGATCTCGGAATCGCGATGGGAACCGGAACGGACGTCGCAATGGAATCTTCGGATGTAGTGATTATGAACGGGGATCTGATCTCGATCGCGAACGCGTTCGCGATGAGTAAAAAAACGGTGTATAACATCCGTCAAAATCTTTTCTGGGCTTTGGTTTACAACGCGCTCGGAATTCCCGTTGCAGCCGCCGGCTTTCTCGCTCCTTGGATTGCGGGAGGCGCGATGGCTCTCAGTTCGGTTTCGGTGGTTTTGAACGCCTTGCGTTTGCAACGAAAGTGA